From Vanrija pseudolonga chromosome 1, complete sequence, a single genomic window includes:
- the nr2c2ap gene encoding Nuclear receptor 2C2-associated protein — protein MADLIPSGTKIQASASAPGTRRASVLAEDDEAWTAPSSPAHLVLGFPAPITPARIALTFQGGFVALSILVSVRRDGENGFEAAGRVYPEDVNRRQVLSLPYPDAADAPAITALRLDLENSSDHHGRVTLYRLELLPPA, from the exons ATGGCAGACCTGATACCAAGCGGCACGAAGATCCA gGCGTCCGCCTCAGCACCgggcacgcgccgcgcctccgtcctcgccgaagacgacgaggcatgGACGGCCCCCTCGAGCCCGGCACACCTGGTCCTCGGGTTCCCGGCCCCGATCACCCCGGCACGGATAGCGCTCACCTTCCAAGGCGGGTTTGTGGCCCTCTCTATCCTCGTCAGCGTGCGGCGGGACGGCGAGAACGGGTTCGAGGCCGCCGGGAGGGTGTACCCCGAGGACGTGAACCGGCGGCAGGTGCTCTC CCTGCCTtaccccgacgccgccgacgcaccGGCCATCACCGCCCTCCGACTCGACCTTGAGAACTCGTCCGACCACCATGGCCGCGTGACTCTCTACCGTCTCGAACTGCTGCCCCCGGCATAG
- the pld1_2 gene encoding Phospholipase D1 has product MSSSDQASVNTSGTGESKKESIFRKLRENVDHVQSGISRLGVSVATTWNPNHRHDEEWEKEIDAKLEATRDSHRFRSFAPDRPGNLVKWHIDGHDYFWALSEIIDSATESIMILDWWLTPELYLRRPAAYFPEWRLDRLLKRKAEQGVKVFVQVYKEVTASMSLGSKHTKHALEDLHPNIAVMRHPDHSGGELVYYFSHHEKLCIVDNKVAAMGGLDACFGRWDTPNHPLADVHPAKFEDALFPGQDYNNSRIMDFQTVDKYTSNALAIQEAGRMPWHDTSLTFIGPCVVDLVQHFCERWNFVKDLKYKHDHRMEWLALPQPWESVYAKRQAEMMEKDSQLRDDHPHLHKWKELGRQFAHPYHWPPSDLPRASEPVPEGTCRVQVLRSAADWSHGILTEDSIQEAYISLIREANHCIYIENQFLLTFITTTRVGNPVKNLIGAALVERILSAAKDGRKFKIYVLIPEVPAFPGNIQTNSGLKAIMEAQYRSINRGGQSILERVKEEGVNPDDYISFWNLRSYDRINAPKETIREMEEKSGVEFHEAQVALSRVYVGDPGEKADDDAVVYIEKTHDQLTKGDNTNKKGKSAQDVVKLPRTVEEAKNIIRKFESAAVNNIGDVPDNVCQDALRSGVNVKTEAWAGTEQEELDSIVTEQCYIHTKLMIVDDRRIICGSANLNDRSQRGDHDSEIAIVIEDNDMIETTMNGKKYMAGKLAASWRRSLMREHLGLSAPLPPQLPTNQPNDNMKAAPVHNHYDFGSPDDLAVADPLSDEFVNLWNTTGKTNREIFEHIFRCVPTDKVRNWAQYGEYIRASGSIKTGHVAHAALSVQEVKNDLSKIRGHLVDMPIHFLEEEAYLTEGDFMSVNSVTLAIYI; this is encoded by the exons atgagcagcagcgaccaGGCATCTGTCAACACGAGCGGTACGGGCGAGAGCAAGAAGGAGTCGATCTTTcgcaagctgcgcgagaaTGTCGACCACGTCCAGTCTGGCATCTCACGCCTCGGTGTTTCCGTCGCGACCACTTGGAACCCAAACCACcgccacgacgaggagtGGGAGAAGGAGATTGACGCAAAGCTCGAGGCCACCCGCGACAGCCACCGCTTCAGGTCCTTTGCACCCGACCGTCCTGGCAACCTCGTCAAGTGGCACATTGATGGTCATG ACTATTTCTGGGCGCTGTCAGAGATCATTGATTCAGCGACAGAG AGCATCATGATTCTCGACTGGTGGCTCACTCCTGAGCTCTAC ctccgccgccctgctgccTACTTCCCCGAGTggcgcctcgaccgccttctcaagcgcaaggctgaGCAGGGCGTCAAGGTGTTCGTGCAGGTGTACAAGGAG gtGACCGCATCCATGTCCCTTGGATCCAAGCACACAAAG cacgccctcgaggacCTGCATCCAAACATTGCAGTCATGCGCCACCCTGACCACTCTGGCG GCGAACTCGTGTACTACTTCTCGCACCACGAGAAGCTGTGCATCGTCGACAACAAGGTGGCGGCTATGGGTGGTCTGGACGCGTGCTTTGGACGCTGGGACACGCCCAACcacccgctcgccgacgtccaCCCCGCCAAGTTCGAGGACGCCCTCTTCCCTGGCCAAG ACTACAACAACTCGCGCATCATGGACTTCCAGACCGTGGACAAGTACACGTCCAACGCCCTCGCCATTCAGGAGGCTGGCCGTATGC CGTGGCACGACACATCATTGACCTTCATCGGTCCTtgtgtcgtcgacctcgtgcaGCACTTCTGCGAGCGCTGGAACTTTGTCAAGGACCTCAA GTACAAGCATGACCACCGCATGGAGTGGCTTGCCCTTCCTCAGC CTTGGGAAAGCGTGTACGCTAAGAGGCAGGCTGAGATGATGGAGAAAGACTCGCAGCTCCGCGATGACCACCCGCACCTCCACAAATGGAAGGAG CTCGGTCGTCAGTTCGCGCACCCCTACCACTGGCCGCCGTCAGATCTTCCCCGCGCGTCGGAGCCCGTTCCAGAGGGCACCTGCCGTGTGCAGGTGCTTCGTTCGGCGGCTGATTGGAGCCACGGTATTTTGACCGAGGACAGCATTCAAG AGGCGTACATTAGCTTGATTCGCGAGGCCAACCACTGTATCTATATTGAGAACCAATTCT TGCTAACATT CATTACTACCACTCGGGTCGGAAACCCTGTAAAGAATCTTATCG GTGCTGCGCTTGTTGAGCGTATCCTGTCTGCTGCCAAGGATGGCCGCAAGTTCAAGATCTATGTTCTTATCCCAGAGGTCCC TGCTTTC CCCGGCAACATCCAGACCAACTCGGGCCTCAAGGCTATCATGGAGGCCCAG TACCGCTCCATCAACCGTGGCGGTCAATCGAtccttgagcgcgtcaaGGAAGAGGGCGTCAACCC GGACGACTACATCTCTTTCTGGAATCTGCGTAGCTACGATCGTATCAACGCCCCCAAGGAGACCATCAGAGAGATGGAGGAGAAG TCTGGTGTCGAGTTCCACGAGGCCCAGGTTGCTCTCTCGCGCGTCTATGTCGGCGACCCGGGAgagaaggccgacgacgacgcggtggtgTACATTGAGAAGACGCACGACCAGCTCACCAAGGGGGACAACACCAACAAAAAGGGCAAGAGTGCCCAAGATGTTGTCAAGCTTCCTAGGActgtcgaggag GCCAAGAACATCATTCGCAAGTTCGAAAGTGCAGCGGTGAACAACATTGGTGATGT TCCGGACAACG TTTGCCAGGACGCGCTGCGGTCAGGCGTCAACGTCAAGACCGAGGCTTGGGCTGGAAccgagcaggaggagctcgacagCATCGTCACAGAG CAATGCTACATCCACACCAAGCTCATGATTGTGGACGACCGCCGTATCATCTGTGGCAGTGCCAATCTCAACGACCGTAGCCAGAGGGGCGACCACGACTCGGAGATTGCCATTGTCATTG AGGACAATGACATGATCGAGACGACGATGAACGGCAAGAAGTACATGGCCGGCAAGCTTGCCGCGTCTTGGCGTCGCTCTCTGATGCGCG AGCACCTTGGCCTTTCCGCTCCTCTGCCACCCCAGCTTCCTACAAACCAGCCCAACGACAACATGAAGGCTGCGCCAGTCCACAACCACTACGACTTTGGCTCGCCCGATGATCTCGCGGTTGCCGATCCGCTGTCGGACGAGTTTGTCAACCTGTGGAACACGACTGGCAAGACGAACCGTGAGATCTTTGAGCACATCTTCCGCTGTGTGCCCACGGACAAGGTCCGCAACTGGGCCCAGTACGGAGAGTACATCCGCGCCAGTGGTAGCATCAAG ACTGGCCACGTCGCGCATGCCGCCCTGTCGGTCCAGGAGGTCAAGAACGACCTGTCCAAGATCCGCGGCCACCTCGTGGACATGCCGATCCActtcctcgaggaggaggcctACCTGACTGAAGGCGACTTTATGTCTGTCAACTCGGTCACCCTGGCCATCTACATCTAA
- the sna41_1 gene encoding Cell division control protein 45 — translation MPLLQPPGPDLRPFELTYTDAYSSIVSRVRRRGGSGSGSVVVFVGVDVDGLLASRILVSLFRQDDIPYRIIPIGGYAELEDKTAEALESEELHTLILLSIGAVLPNLESFFDLPAGVHLHVIDSHRPWALESLFDVDNVDEDGVEANQIWIWGDGDESKLDEVKKSWEALQYNDVADSDDEEDEDDDEDDEDEEEADDEEEGEESETEEGEGRKRGRQGSSRPKKKRRRGGMAPAAREAHARRIENYYSAGTHFGMSSAQVVYLLATMLERADNDLLWWAIIAVTCQYASAQIDRDQYDIYQEVLSDEVARLNPEAAKVPNPDDRRISSSEEFRFVLFRHWNLFDSMLHSGYVAGRLGIWKEQGKKRLRGLLAKMGFPLQQAQQSYLHMDMALKRDLPNKLEAIAPEYGLVELVYPSFVRSYGFFLAAMSAADAVEALQALLEAAHGIRLETEVEGGAGGGEWFGGLKVWRPIGNSGVNGDESTPASRGDTPEGDDPKKEQQWHVANFWTAYDACDEYVWAVGVQLTSSIKELRHALPLAKTLHHAIVRQGSAILDKASIKKLRTFRFAAVSEGPDLRLFSHPALLSRLAVWLVDATRDKWSEGESHHGKHPKSLPFVLACLNEEKDIYSVIGFTGAPEFDSVRKNKFSLAFTSASQESGIGSRQDMFDQSFVEVHKGDLLQFIEAVQLRSL, via the exons ATGCCCCTCCTCCAACCCCCGGGGCCCGATCTCCGCCCCTTCGAGCTGACGTACACGGATGCGTACAGCTCGATTGTGTCACGCGTCCGCAGGAGAGGCGGATCAGGCTCGGGCTCAGTCGTCGTCTTTGTCGGCGTTGACGTG GACGGGTTGTTAGCTTCGAGGATTCTCGTGTCCTTGTTCCGGCAAGACGACATTCCGTACCGCATCATTCCTATCGGAGGCtatgccgagctcgaggacaagaCGGCAgaggcgctcgagtcggAAGAG CTGCACACTCTGATTCTCCTGTCGATTGGCGCTGTGCTGCCCAACTTGGAATCCTTCTTTGACCTGCCTGCGGGCGTTCACCTTCACGTCATCGACTCGCACCGCCCATGGGCGCTGGAGAGCTTGTTCGACGTGGACAATGTGgacgaggatggcgtcgaggccaaccAGATTTGGATctggggcgacggcgacgagtccaagctcgacgaggtgaaGAAGAGTTGGGAGGCCCTGCAG TACAACGATGTGGCAGAtagtgacgacgaggaggatgaggacgacgatgaggatgacgaggatgaggaagaagccgatgacgaggaggagggcgaggagagcgagactgaggaaggcgagggccGGAAACGGGGTCGGCAGGGGTCATCGCGaccgaagaagaagaggagaCGTGGG GGTATGGCCCCAGCAGCCCGCGAGGCCCACGCACGGCGTATCGAAAACTACTACAGCGCAGGAACCCACTTTGGCATGAGCTCGGCACAGGTGGTGTATCTCCTGGCCACAATGCTGGAGCGAGCGGATAATGACCTGTTGTGGTGGGCGATCATTGCAGTCACATGCCAGTACGCCTCTGCCCAGATAGACCGCGACCAGTACGACATCTACCAGGAGGTGCTGTCGGACGAAGTGGCGCGCCTCAAccccgaggcggccaaggtgCCCAACCCAGACGACCGGCGCATCAGCAGCAGTGAAGAGTTTCGCTTCGTCTTGTTCCGCCACTGGAACTTGTTCGACTCGATGCTGCACTCTGGCTACGTTGCAGGGAGGTTGGGTATCTGGAAGGAGCAGGGAAAGAAGCGACTGAGGGGTCTGCTGGCCAAGATGGG CTTTCCTCTACAACAAGCCCAGCAGTCGTACCTCCACATGGACATGGCGCTCAAGCGGGATCTGCCGAACAAGCTGGAGGCTATTGCACCAGAGTACGGCCTGGTCGAACTCGTCTACCCATCCTTTGTGCGGTCATACGGCTTCTTCTTAGCTGCCATGTCTGCGGCGGACGCAGTCGAGGCGCTGCAAGCTCTTCTGGAAGCGGCCCACGGCATCCGCCTGGAGACCGAGGTGGAAGGCGgagccggtggcggcgagtggtTCGGAGGGCTGAAAGTGTGGCGACCGATTGGCAACAGTGGGGTGaacggcgacgagtcgacaCCAGCGTCAAGAGGGGACACGCCCGAGGGAGACGACCCGAAGAAGGAGCAGCAGTGGCATGTTGCCAACTTTTGGACGGCATACGATGCGTGTGACGAGTACgtgtgggcggtgggcgtgcAACTGACCAGCAGTATCAAGGAGCTACGACATGCTCTTCCCCTCGCCAAGACGCTGCACCACGCGATCGTGCGCCAGGGCTCAGCGATCCTCGACAAGGCGTCGATCAAGAAGCTCCGCACGTTCCGCTTCGCGGCAGTGAGCGAGGGGCCGGACCTGCGCCTCTTCTCGCACCCGGCGCTGCTGTCGCGTCTGGCAGTgtggctcgtcgacgcgacgcgcgacaAGTGGTCCGAGGGCGAAAGCCACCACGGAAAGCACCCCAAGTCACTGCCGTTTGTGCTTGCGTGCTTGAATGAGGAGAAGGACATCTACTCGGTCATTGGGTTCACCGGCGCGCCAGAGTTTGACAGCGTGCGGAAGAA CAAGTTCTCCCTCGCCttcacctcggcgtcgcagGAGAGCGGCATCGGCTCGCGGCAGGACATGTTTGACCAGAGCTTTGTCGAGGTGCACAAAGGCGATCTGCTGCAGTTTATCGAGGCGGTACAGCTGCGGTCGTTGTAG
- the SPBC3H7.04 gene encoding Putative 37S ribosomal protein S26B, mitochondrial, translating into MSVRPLLASTSRLATAATRRGIISPSAAAAAPSSSSSKGAAGGVDARIFSGIDGFLGAKEVQRLDEWQGGLWGRLQEEVRSNPRLAPIRLKWDNDRFDVAELLAFSAREPSLSLAFNYASLLVNNSYFLEGLNPDTPKPVPAQFAPLEDRVASYASGIIGSGWLWLVKAGEEIGDFDVVPTFAAGSLLVTARAQRGRDGALPLFGTPATSGAEAEAAAPAAEASPAAAADAPAAPRYARKKATAEVTPLAVLNLFELAYLGDKYGVFAREQYARDWFKSLDWDKVAKRNGQFGAF; encoded by the exons atgtcggtccgcccgctcctcgcctcgacgtcccGCCTCGCGACCGCAGCGACACGCAGGGGCATCATCTCCCCTtctgctgccgccgcggctccttcctcgtcgtcctccaagggcgccgctggcggggtcgacgcgCGCATCTTCTCCGGCATCGACGGgttcctcggcgccaaggaggtGCAGCGGCTCGACGAGTGGCAGGGCGGTCTTTGGGGGAGGTTACAGGAGGAGGTTCGGT CCAacccccgcctcgcgcccaTCCGCCTCAAGTGGGACAACGACCGcttcgacgtcgccgagctgcttgcgTTCTCTGCGCGCGAGCCGAGCCTGAGCCTTGCGTTCAACTATGCCAGTCTGTTGGTTAACAACTCGTACTTTTTGGAGGGTCTG AACCCCGACACCCCCAAGCCCGTCCCGGCGCAgttcgcgccgctcgaggacCGCGTGGCGTCGTACGCGAGCGGCATCATCGGCTCGGGCTGGCTGTGGctcgtcaaggccggcgaggagatTGGCGACTTTGACGTCGTGCCGACGTTTGCGGCCGGCAGTCTGCTcgtcacggcgcgcgcccagcgcggacgggacggcgcgctgccgctgttcggcacgccggcgacctctggcgccgaggccgaggcggctgcgCCCGCGGCTGAGGCttcgcccgccgctgccgctgacgctcccgcggcgccgcgctacGCGCGCAAGAAGGCCACGGCCGAGGTCACGCCGCTTGCCGTCCTCAACCTCTTCGAGCTGGCGTACCTTGGCGACAAGTACGGCGTGTTCGCCCGCGAGCAGTACGCGCGCGACTGGTTCAAGAGCCTCGACTGGGACAAGGTGGCCAAGCGCAACGGCCAGTTTGGTGCGTTTTAA
- the sna41_1 gene encoding Cell division control protein 45, whose protein sequence is MPLLQPPGPDLRPFELTYTDAYSSIVSRVRRRGGSGSGSVVVFVGVDVDGLLASRILVSLFRQDDIPYRIIPIGGYAELEDKTAEALESEEVGSAQTHAAITDEAQLHTLILLSIGAVLPNLESFFDLPAGVHLHVIDSHRPWALESLFDVDNVDEDGVEANQIWIWGDGDESKLDEVKKSWEALQYNDVADSDDEEDEDDDEDDEDEEEADDEEEGEESETEEGEGRKRGRQGSSRPKKKRRRGGMAPAAREAHARRIENYYSAGTHFGMSSAQVVYLLATMLERADNDLLWWAIIAVTCQYASAQIDRDQYDIYQEVLSDEVARLNPEAAKVPNPDDRRISSSEEFRFVLFRHWNLFDSMLHSGYVAGRLGIWKEQGKKRLRGLLAKMGFPLQQAQQSYLHMDMALKRDLPNKLEAIAPEYGLVELVYPSFVRSYGFFLAAMSAADAVEALQALLEAAHGIRLETEVEGGAGGGEWFGGLKVWRPIGNSGVNGDESTPASRGDTPEGDDPKKEQQWHVANFWTAYDACDEYVWAVGVQLTSSIKELRHALPLAKTLHHAIVRQGSAILDKASIKKLRTFRFAAVSEGPDLRLFSHPALLSRLAVWLVDATRDKWSEGESHHGKHPKSLPFVLACLNEEKDIYSVIGFTGAPEFDSVRKNKFSLAFTSASQESGIGSRQDMFDQSFVEVHKGDLLQFIEAVQLRSL, encoded by the exons ATGCCCCTCCTCCAACCCCCGGGGCCCGATCTCCGCCCCTTCGAGCTGACGTACACGGATGCGTACAGCTCGATTGTGTCACGCGTCCGCAGGAGAGGCGGATCAGGCTCGGGCTCAGTCGTCGTCTTTGTCGGCGTTGACGTG GACGGGTTGTTAGCTTCGAGGATTCTCGTGTCCTTGTTCCGGCAAGACGACATTCCGTACCGCATCATTCCTATCGGAGGCtatgccgagctcgaggacaagaCGGCAgaggcgctcgagtcggAAGAGGTAGGCAGTGCACAGACGCACGCTGCAATTACTGACGAGGCACAGCTGCACACTCTGATTCTCCTGTCGATTGGCGCTGTGCTGCCCAACTTGGAATCCTTCTTTGACCTGCCTGCGGGCGTTCACCTTCACGTCATCGACTCGCACCGCCCATGGGCGCTGGAGAGCTTGTTCGACGTGGACAATGTGgacgaggatggcgtcgaggccaaccAGATTTGGATctggggcgacggcgacgagtccaagctcgacgaggtgaaGAAGAGTTGGGAGGCCCTGCAG TACAACGATGTGGCAGAtagtgacgacgaggaggatgaggacgacgatgaggatgacgaggatgaggaagaagccgatgacgaggaggagggcgaggagagcgagactgaggaaggcgagggccGGAAACGGGGTCGGCAGGGGTCATCGCGaccgaagaagaagaggagaCGTGGG GGTATGGCCCCAGCAGCCCGCGAGGCCCACGCACGGCGTATCGAAAACTACTACAGCGCAGGAACCCACTTTGGCATGAGCTCGGCACAGGTGGTGTATCTCCTGGCCACAATGCTGGAGCGAGCGGATAATGACCTGTTGTGGTGGGCGATCATTGCAGTCACATGCCAGTACGCCTCTGCCCAGATAGACCGCGACCAGTACGACATCTACCAGGAGGTGCTGTCGGACGAAGTGGCGCGCCTCAAccccgaggcggccaaggtgCCCAACCCAGACGACCGGCGCATCAGCAGCAGTGAAGAGTTTCGCTTCGTCTTGTTCCGCCACTGGAACTTGTTCGACTCGATGCTGCACTCTGGCTACGTTGCAGGGAGGTTGGGTATCTGGAAGGAGCAGGGAAAGAAGCGACTGAGGGGTCTGCTGGCCAAGATGGG CTTTCCTCTACAACAAGCCCAGCAGTCGTACCTCCACATGGACATGGCGCTCAAGCGGGATCTGCCGAACAAGCTGGAGGCTATTGCACCAGAGTACGGCCTGGTCGAACTCGTCTACCCATCCTTTGTGCGGTCATACGGCTTCTTCTTAGCTGCCATGTCTGCGGCGGACGCAGTCGAGGCGCTGCAAGCTCTTCTGGAAGCGGCCCACGGCATCCGCCTGGAGACCGAGGTGGAAGGCGgagccggtggcggcgagtggtTCGGAGGGCTGAAAGTGTGGCGACCGATTGGCAACAGTGGGGTGaacggcgacgagtcgacaCCAGCGTCAAGAGGGGACACGCCCGAGGGAGACGACCCGAAGAAGGAGCAGCAGTGGCATGTTGCCAACTTTTGGACGGCATACGATGCGTGTGACGAGTACgtgtgggcggtgggcgtgcAACTGACCAGCAGTATCAAGGAGCTACGACATGCTCTTCCCCTCGCCAAGACGCTGCACCACGCGATCGTGCGCCAGGGCTCAGCGATCCTCGACAAGGCGTCGATCAAGAAGCTCCGCACGTTCCGCTTCGCGGCAGTGAGCGAGGGGCCGGACCTGCGCCTCTTCTCGCACCCGGCGCTGCTGTCGCGTCTGGCAGTgtggctcgtcgacgcgacgcgcgacaAGTGGTCCGAGGGCGAAAGCCACCACGGAAAGCACCCCAAGTCACTGCCGTTTGTGCTTGCGTGCTTGAATGAGGAGAAGGACATCTACTCGGTCATTGGGTTCACCGGCGCGCCAGAGTTTGACAGCGTGCGGAAGAA CAAGTTCTCCCTCGCCttcacctcggcgtcgcagGAGAGCGGCATCGGCTCGCGGCAGGACATGTTTGACCAGAGCTTTGTCGAGGTGCACAAAGGCGATCTGCTGCAGTTTATCGAGGCGGTACAGCTGCGGTCGTTGTAG
- the pld1_2 gene encoding Phospholipase D1, protein MSSSDQASVNTSGTGESKKESIFRKLRENVDHVQSGISRLGVSVATTWNPNHRHDEEWEKEIDAKLEATRDSHRFRSFAPDRPGNLVKWHIDGHDYFWALSEIIDSATESIMILDWWLTPELYLRRPAAYFPEWRLDRLLKRKAEQGVKVFVQVYKEVTASMSLGSKHTKHALEDLHPNIAVMRHPDHSGGELVYYFSHHEKLCIVDNKVAAMGGLDACFGRWDTPNHPLADVHPAKFEDALFPGQGPCPLRATLAANSPDYNNSRIMDFQTVDKYTSNALAIQEAGRMPWHDTSLTFIGPCVVDLVQHFCERWNFVKDLKYKHDHRMEWLALPQPWESVYAKRQAEMMEKDSQLRDDHPHLHKWKELGRQFAHPYHWPPSDLPRASEPVPEGTCRVQVLRSAADWSHGILTEDSIQEAYISLIREANHCIYIENQFLLTFITTTRVGNPVKNLIGAALVERILSAAKDGRKFKIYVLIPEVPAFPGNIQTNSGLKAIMEAQYRSINRGGQSILERVKEEGVNPDDYISFWNLRSYDRINAPKETIREMEEKSGVEFHEAQVALSRVYVGDPGEKADDDAVVYIEKTHDQLTKGDNTNKKGKSAQDVVKLPRTVEEAKNIIRKFESAAVNNIGDVPDNVCQDALRSGVNVKTEAWAGTEQEELDSIVTEQCYIHTKLMIVDDRRIICGSANLNDRSQRGDHDSEIAIVIEDNDMIETTMNGKKYMAGKLAASWRRSLMREHLGLSAPLPPQLPTNQPNDNMKAAPVHNHYDFGSPDDLAVADPLSDEFVNLWNTTGKTNREIFEHIFRCVPTDKVRNWAQYGEYIRASGSIKTGHVAHAALSVQEVKNDLSKIRGHLVDMPIHFLEEEAYLTEGDFMSVNSVTLAIYI, encoded by the exons atgagcagcagcgaccaGGCATCTGTCAACACGAGCGGTACGGGCGAGAGCAAGAAGGAGTCGATCTTTcgcaagctgcgcgagaaTGTCGACCACGTCCAGTCTGGCATCTCACGCCTCGGTGTTTCCGTCGCGACCACTTGGAACCCAAACCACcgccacgacgaggagtGGGAGAAGGAGATTGACGCAAAGCTCGAGGCCACCCGCGACAGCCACCGCTTCAGGTCCTTTGCACCCGACCGTCCTGGCAACCTCGTCAAGTGGCACATTGATGGTCATG ACTATTTCTGGGCGCTGTCAGAGATCATTGATTCAGCGACAGAG AGCATCATGATTCTCGACTGGTGGCTCACTCCTGAGCTCTAC ctccgccgccctgctgccTACTTCCCCGAGTggcgcctcgaccgccttctcaagcgcaaggctgaGCAGGGCGTCAAGGTGTTCGTGCAGGTGTACAAGGAG gtGACCGCATCCATGTCCCTTGGATCCAAGCACACAAAG cacgccctcgaggacCTGCATCCAAACATTGCAGTCATGCGCCACCCTGACCACTCTGGCG GCGAACTCGTGTACTACTTCTCGCACCACGAGAAGCTGTGCATCGTCGACAACAAGGTGGCGGCTATGGGTGGTCTGGACGCGTGCTTTGGACGCTGGGACACGCCCAACcacccgctcgccgacgtccaCCCCGCCAAGTTCGAGGACGCCCTCTTCCCTGGCCAAGGTCCGTGCCCTCTGCGCGCCACACTCGCAGCTAACAGTCCAGACTACAACAACTCGCGCATCATGGACTTCCAGACCGTGGACAAGTACACGTCCAACGCCCTCGCCATTCAGGAGGCTGGCCGTATGC CGTGGCACGACACATCATTGACCTTCATCGGTCCTtgtgtcgtcgacctcgtgcaGCACTTCTGCGAGCGCTGGAACTTTGTCAAGGACCTCAA GTACAAGCATGACCACCGCATGGAGTGGCTTGCCCTTCCTCAGC CTTGGGAAAGCGTGTACGCTAAGAGGCAGGCTGAGATGATGGAGAAAGACTCGCAGCTCCGCGATGACCACCCGCACCTCCACAAATGGAAGGAG CTCGGTCGTCAGTTCGCGCACCCCTACCACTGGCCGCCGTCAGATCTTCCCCGCGCGTCGGAGCCCGTTCCAGAGGGCACCTGCCGTGTGCAGGTGCTTCGTTCGGCGGCTGATTGGAGCCACGGTATTTTGACCGAGGACAGCATTCAAG AGGCGTACATTAGCTTGATTCGCGAGGCCAACCACTGTATCTATATTGAGAACCAATTCT TGCTAACATT CATTACTACCACTCGGGTCGGAAACCCTGTAAAGAATCTTATCG GTGCTGCGCTTGTTGAGCGTATCCTGTCTGCTGCCAAGGATGGCCGCAAGTTCAAGATCTATGTTCTTATCCCAGAGGTCCC TGCTTTC CCCGGCAACATCCAGACCAACTCGGGCCTCAAGGCTATCATGGAGGCCCAG TACCGCTCCATCAACCGTGGCGGTCAATCGAtccttgagcgcgtcaaGGAAGAGGGCGTCAACCC GGACGACTACATCTCTTTCTGGAATCTGCGTAGCTACGATCGTATCAACGCCCCCAAGGAGACCATCAGAGAGATGGAGGAGAAG TCTGGTGTCGAGTTCCACGAGGCCCAGGTTGCTCTCTCGCGCGTCTATGTCGGCGACCCGGGAgagaaggccgacgacgacgcggtggtgTACATTGAGAAGACGCACGACCAGCTCACCAAGGGGGACAACACCAACAAAAAGGGCAAGAGTGCCCAAGATGTTGTCAAGCTTCCTAGGActgtcgaggag GCCAAGAACATCATTCGCAAGTTCGAAAGTGCAGCGGTGAACAACATTGGTGATGT TCCGGACAACG TTTGCCAGGACGCGCTGCGGTCAGGCGTCAACGTCAAGACCGAGGCTTGGGCTGGAAccgagcaggaggagctcgacagCATCGTCACAGAG CAATGCTACATCCACACCAAGCTCATGATTGTGGACGACCGCCGTATCATCTGTGGCAGTGCCAATCTCAACGACCGTAGCCAGAGGGGCGACCACGACTCGGAGATTGCCATTGTCATTG AGGACAATGACATGATCGAGACGACGATGAACGGCAAGAAGTACATGGCCGGCAAGCTTGCCGCGTCTTGGCGTCGCTCTCTGATGCGCG AGCACCTTGGCCTTTCCGCTCCTCTGCCACCCCAGCTTCCTACAAACCAGCCCAACGACAACATGAAGGCTGCGCCAGTCCACAACCACTACGACTTTGGCTCGCCCGATGATCTCGCGGTTGCCGATCCGCTGTCGGACGAGTTTGTCAACCTGTGGAACACGACTGGCAAGACGAACCGTGAGATCTTTGAGCACATCTTCCGCTGTGTGCCCACGGACAAGGTCCGCAACTGGGCCCAGTACGGAGAGTACATCCGCGCCAGTGGTAGCATCAAG ACTGGCCACGTCGCGCATGCCGCCCTGTCGGTCCAGGAGGTCAAGAACGACCTGTCCAAGATCCGCGGCCACCTCGTGGACATGCCGATCCActtcctcgaggaggaggcctACCTGACTGAAGGCGACTTTATGTCTGTCAACTCGGTCACCCTGGCCATCTACATCTAA